In a single window of the Cucumis melo cultivar AY chromosome 11, USDA_Cmelo_AY_1.0, whole genome shotgun sequence genome:
- the LOC103497670 gene encoding DExH-box ATP-dependent RNA helicase DExH9, giving the protein MGSSKRKLVEDDSRQASPKQHRTNVPAIVEHEPVACLHDVSYPEGSFNPLPSSSLSSTGEKLEPAKVFPFSLDPFQSEAIKCLETGESVMVSAHTSAGKTVVALYAIAMSLRNKQRVIYTSPIKALSNQKYREFKEEFSDVGLMTGDVTIDPNASCLVMTTEIWRSMQYKGSEVTREVAWIIFDEVHYMRDRERGVVWEESIVMAPKNARFVFLSATVPNAKEFADWVAKVHQQPCHIVYTDYRPTPLQHYIFPSGSEGLYLVVDEKGHFREDSFQRALNALVPVSDGDKKKENNGKWQKSLTLGKTGEESDIFKMVKMIIQRQYDPVILFSFSKRECEFLAMQMAKLDLNGDDEKVNIETIFWSAMDMLSDDDKKLPQVSNMLPLLKRGIGVHHSGLLPILKEVIEILFQEGLIKCLFATETFSIGLNMPAKTVVFSNVRKFDGDKFRWLSSGEYIQMSGRAGRRGIDKRGICILMVDEKLEPSTAKMMLKGNADCLNSAFHLSYNMLLNQIRSEDGNPENLLRNSFYQFQADRNIPNLEKQVKSLEEERDSIVIEEEDNLKNYYDLLNQYKSLKKDIRDIVLSPRYCLPFLQPGRLVSIECNSNDEISSTFSIKDQVTWGLIINFQKVKGVSEEDASMKPESANYTVDVLTRCIVSKDGVGKKNVRIIQLKEHGEPHVVSIPISQINTLASIRVLIPNDLLPLEARENTLKKISEVLSRFPKGVPLLDPEEDMKIQSSSYRKAVRRTEALESLFDKHEVARSTLVEEKLKALHLKQELTAKIRSIKKQLRSSSVLAFKDELKARKRVLRRLGYITSDDVVELKGKVACEISSANELTLSELMFNGVFKDIKVEEIVALLSCFVWQEKLQDAAKPREELELLFIQLQDTARRVAKVQLECKVEIDVEGFVSSFRPDIMEAVYAWAKGSKFYEIMEITQVFEGSLIRAIRRLEEVLQQLILASKSIGETELETKFEEAVSKIKRDIVFAASLYL; this is encoded by the exons ATGGGCTCTTCCAAGAGAAAACTCGTCGAAGATGATTCCAGACAAGCTTCCCCCAAGCAACACAGAACCAATGTTCCCGCCATTGTTGAACACGAACCAGTTGCGTGTCTTCACGATGTCTCCTACCCTGAGGGTTCTTTTAATCCTCTCCCATCATCAAGTCTATCTTCGACTGGAGAGAAGTTGGAACCGGCTAAGGTTTTCCCTTTCTCTCTCGACCCTTTTCAGTCTGAGGCTATCAAGTGCTTGGAAACTGGAGAATCTGTCATG GTGTCTGCCCATACATCAGCTGGTAAAACTGTTGTGGCATTGTATGCAATTGCCATGTCTCTCCGGAATAAACAACGTGTCATATACACCTCACCAATAAAGGCCCTCAGCAACCAAAAATATAGGGAATTTAAagaagaattctcagatgttgGTTTAATGACGGGGGATGTGACAATTGATCCAAATGCGTCTTGTCTG GTCATGACGACAGAAATTTGGCGAAGCATGCAGTACAAAGGATCAGAGGTTACGCGGGAAGTGGCATGGATTATTTTTGATGAAGTACATTACATGCGTGATCGGGAGCGAGGTGTTGTTTGGGAAGAGAGCATTGTCATGGCTCCAAAGAATGCTCGATTTGTTTTCCTCTCAGCAACTGTACCAAATGCAAAAGAATTTGCTGATTGGGTTGCAAAG GTCCACCAACAACCATGCCATATTGTTTATACTGACTATCGGCCAACGCCTCTTCAACACTATATTTTCCCATCTGGAAGTGAAGGCTTATACTTGGTGGTTGATGAAAAGGGGCATTTTCGCGAGGATAGCTTTCAAAGAGCTTTAAATGCACTTGTCCCTGTTAGTGACGGCgacaagaaaaaggaaaataatgggAAGTGGCAGAAGAGTTTGACTTTGGGCAAAACCGGTGAAGAAAGTGATATATTTAAGATGGTGAAGATGATTATTCAGCGACAATATGATCCTGTTATACTTTTCAGCTTTAGCAAAAGAGAATGTGAATTTCTGGCAATGCAG ATGGCAAAATTGGATCTAAACGGTGATGATGAAAAGGTGAACATAGAAACCATCTTTTGGAGTGCTATGGATATGCTTTCAGATGATGATAAGAAGCTCCCGCAG gtctcaaatatgttgcctCTCTTGAAGCGTGGAATAGGGGTCCATCATTCTGGCTTGCTCCCTATTTTGAAGGAGGTGATCGAGATATTATTTCAAGAAGGGCTAATCAAG TGTTTGTTTGCCACAGAGACCTTCAGCATTGGTTTAAACATGCCTGCAAAAACTGTAGTATTCAGTAATGTTCGTAAGTTTGATGGGGATAAATTTAGATGGTTATCAAGTGGTGAGTATATACAAATGAGTGGTCGAGCTGGACGGAGAGGAATTGATAAACGTGGAATATGTATCCTCATGGTGGACGAGAAGCTGGAACCTTCAACTGCTAAAATGATGCTTAAAGGAAATGCAGATTGCTTGAACAG TGCTTTTCACTTGAGCTATAACATGCTCTTGAATCAAATCCGTTCTGAAGATGGCAATCCTGAAAATCTGCTGCGTAATTCCTTCTACCAGTTCCAAGCCGACCGCAACATACCTAACCTCGAG AAACAAGTGAAAAGCCTTGAAGAGGAGAGGGATTCCATAGTGATTGAAGAGGAAGATAATTTGAagaattattatgatttgctaAATCAGTACAAAAGTTTAAAGAAGGATATTCGTGACATTGTGTTGTCTCCTAGATACTGCTTGCCATTTCTGCAACCTGGGAGGCTTGTATCTATAGAATGCAACAGTAATGATGAGATTTCTTCAACATTTTCCATAAAGGACCAGGTTACGTGGGGATtgataattaattttcaaaaagtgAAAGGCGTTTCTGAAG AGGATGCTAGCATGAAACCAGAATCTGCAAACTACACTGTGGACGTTCTTACAAGATGCATTGTCAGTAAAGATGGCGTTGGGAAAAAAAATGTTAGGATCATTCAATTGAAAGAGCACGGAGAACCCCATGTTGTTTCTATACCAATATCTCAG ATCAATACTTTAGCTAGTATTCGTGTACTTATACCAAACGATCTTTTGCCGTTGGAAGCTCGAGAAAATACATTGAAGAAGATTTCTGAAGTTCTATCAAGATTTCCAAAGGGAGTGCCCCTTCTAGATCCAGAAGAGGATATGAAA ATCCAAAGTAGTTCATACAGAAAGGCTGTGCGTAGAACAGAGGCTTTGGAGAGCCTCTTTGACAAGCATGAGGTGGCAAGATCGACACTTGTTGAGGAGAAGCTCAAAGCATTACATCTGAAGCAGGAGTTAACAGCTAAAATCAGATCAATTAAGAAACAATTGCGTTCTTCTTCTGTATTGGCCTTCAAAGATGAACTGAAGGCCAGGAAACGAGTATTGCGGAGGCTTGG TTACATCACAAGTGATGATGTCGTGGAACTGAAAGGCAAGGTTGCTTGCGAAATCAGTAGTGCAAATGAATTGACTCTTTCAGAGCTGATGTTCAATGGGGTTTTCAAGGACATAAAAGTGGAGGAAATTGTCGCTCTGCTGTCTTGTTTTGTTTGGCAAGAAAAACTTCAGGATGCAGCAAAGCCTAGGGAAGAGCTTGAGCTACTTTTCATTCAATTACAAGACACAGCTCGAAGGGTTGCTAAGGTCCAGCTTGAATGCAAG GTCGAAATCGATGTAGAAGGCTTTGTGAGTTCATTTAGACCGGATATTATGGAGGCTGTATATGCTTGGGCAAAAGGATCCAAATTCTATGAGATAATGGAAATAACACAGGTTTTTGAGGGGAGCTTGATTAGAGCGATTAGAAGACTTGAAGAAGTTTTGCAACAACTTATATTGGCTTCAAAGTCCATTGGCGAAACTGAACTTGAAACCAAGTTTGAAGAGGCTGTTTCCAAAATCAAGAGGGATATTGTCTTTGCTGCTTCTTTGTACTTGTAG
- the LOC103497671 gene encoding receptor-like kinase TMK4 yields the protein MGSLNPILTILSLFTLTLFLSLLFASADDATVIQKLAAAVSPTPSGWSSNTPFCSWKEIRCDSSSRVTSINLDSKSLSGVLPSDLNSLSQLTSLSLQRNSFTGPIPSFANLSFLQTLYLHDNNFSSVSPGAFQGLTSLQILSLTQNVNLAPWSIPTDLTQASSLVSLYAANANLVGSLPDFFDSFSSLQELRLSYNNLTGVLPKSLGGSGIKSLWLNNQLNGLSGSIDLLSSMTQLTQVWLQKNQFTGQIPDFSKCEGLFDLQLRDNQFTGIVPPSLMSLSSLLNVSLDNNKLQGPLPVFDSRVQASFSSVNRFCKSTPGPCDAQVSVLLAVAGAFGYPISLADAWEGNNVCQDWSFVVCTEGKVTTVNFAKQHLVGVISPAFANLTSLKNLYLNDNNLVGEIPESLTTLTQLQNLDVSNNNLSGQIPKFAPTVRLNTKGNPLIGTSLSPGNGGNDGGAGGGKIGSNGTTIDGTTSGSSNGSSVSAGVIAGVVIAVVVFVAVLLFVVFKCYVSNRHKKFGKVNNPENGKEIVKSDGGSGLNGYAGVPSELQSQSSEDFSNDINVFEGGNVAISIQVLKQVTNNFSEDNVLGRGGFGVVYKGELHDGTKIAVKRMESGPMGTKGTSEFQAEIAVLTKVRHRHLVALLGYCINGNERLLVYEYMPQGTLTQHLFDWQENGYPPLTWKQRITIALDVARGVEYLHSLAQQSFIHRDLKPSNILLGDDMRAKVADFGLVRNAPDGKYSVETRLAGTFGYLAPEYAATGRVTTKVDVYAFGVVLMEIITGRKALDDTMPDERSHLVTWFRRVLIMKENIPKAIDQTLNPDEETMESILKVAELAGHCTAREPHQRPDMGHAVNILGPLVEQWKPSNQHEEETDGIDLHMSLPQALQRWQANEGTSTMMFSDMSYSQTHTSIPSKPSGFADTFDSMDCR from the exons ATGGGTTCCCTCAACCCTATCCTCACTATCCTCTCTCTCTTCACCTTAACTCTCTTCCTTTCCCTCCTCTTTGCCTCCGCCGACGACGCCACCGTCATTCAGAAGCTCGCCGCCGCTGTTTCTCCCACCCCTTCTGGCTGGTCCTCCAACACCCCTTTCTGCAGCTGGAAAGAAATCCGCTGCGACTCCTCAAGCCGTGTCACCTCCATTAACTTAGATTCCAAATCCCTCTCCGGCGTTCTCCCTTCCGATCTTAACTCTCTGTCTCAGCtcacttctctctctcttcaacgCAACTCCTTCACCGGTCCTATCCCTTCTTTTGCTAATCTCTCTTTTCTCCAGACCCTTTATCTTCACGACAATAATTTCTCCTCTGTTTCTCCTGGTGCCTTCCAAGGCCTTACTAGTTTGCAGATTCTGAGTCTGACCCAGAATGTTAATCTTGCTCCTTGGTCCATTCCGACTGACTTGACTCAAGCTTCAAGTTTGGTTAGTTTATATGCTGCCAATGCCAACCTTGTTGGGTCTTTGCCGGATTTCTTCGATTCCTTCTCTAGTTTGCAGGAGCTTCGTCTTTCTTACAACAATCTTACTGGGGTCTTGCCTAAATCTCTTGGTGGATCTGGGATTAAGAGCTTGTGGTTGAACAATCAGCTAAATGGGTTGTCGGGTTCTATTGACTTGTTGTCGTCTATGACTCAACTGACTCAGGTTTGGCTTCAGAAGAATCAGTTTACTGGGCAGATTCCGGATTTTTCTAAGTGTGAAGGTTTGTTTGATCTTCAGCTTCGTGATAATCAGTTTACTGGGATTGTTCCTCCTTCGCTTATGTCTCTTTCTAGCTTGTTAAATGTTAGTTTGGATAACAATAAGCTTCAGGGGCCATTGCCTGTGTTTGATTCAAGAGTTCAGGCGAGTTTCAGCAGTGTTAATAGGTTCTGCAAGTCGACGCCGGGTCCGTGTGATGCTCAAGTTTCGGTGCTTCTTGCGGTTGCCGGAGCGTTTGGGTACCCGATTTCGCTGGCAGATGCGTGGGAAGGAAATAATGTTTGCCAGGATTGGAGCTTTGTGGTTTGTACTGAAGGTAAGGTTACTACTGTTAACTTTGCTAAGCAGCATTTGGTGGGAGTGATATCCCCTGCATTTGCGAATTTGACGAGTCTGAAGAATTTGTATTTGAATGACAATAATTTGGTTGGCGAGATACCGGAGAGTTTAACGACATTGACGCAGCTTCAGAATCTTGATGTTTCGAACAACAATTTGAGTGGACAGATACCTAAGTTTGCTCCAACAGTTCGCTTGAACACGAAGGGTAATCCTTTGATTGGGACTAGTTTGAGCCCTGGAAATGGAGGGAATGATGGCGGAGCTGGAGGTGGGAAGATTGGTTCCAACGGCACCACCATTGATGGGACAACTTCAGGATCTTCCAATGGATCCTCTGTTTCAGCTGGTGTGATTGCTGGTGTTGTCATTGCTGTCGTTGTTTTTGTTGCTGTTTTACTGTTTGTTGTCTTTAAATGTTATGTAAGCAATAGGCATAAGAAGTTTGGGAAAGTGAATAATCCTGAAAATGGGAAGGAGATTGTGAAGAGTGATGGAGGGAGCGGCTTGAATGGCTATGCTGGAGTTCCAAGTGAGCTTCAAAGTCAGAGTAGTGAGGATTTCAGCAATGACATTAACGTTTTCGAGGGCGGAAACGTGGCGATCTCGATACAAGTTTTGAAACAGGTGACAAACAATTTTAGTGAGGATAATGTGTTGGGAAGGGGTGGATTTGGAGTTGTTTACAAAGGAGAGTTACATGATGGTACCAAAATTGCTGTGAAAAGAATGGAATCTGGGCCAATGGGTACCAAAGGAACGAGTGAGTTTCAAGCTGAAATTGCTGTGCTTACCAAAGTTAGGCATAGGCATTTGGTTGCTCTTTTGGGTTATTGTATCAATGGCAATGAGAGGTTATTGGTGTATGAGTACATGCCTCAAGGGACATTGACTCAACATTTGTTTGATTGGCAAGAGAATGGTTATCCTCCTCTCACATGGAAGCAGCGAATTACAATTGCTTTAGATGTGGCAAGAGGAGTAGAATATCTTCATAGCTTAGCCCAACAAAGTTTCATTCATAGAGACTTGAAACCTTCTAATATACTTCTTGGTGATGACATGAGAGCTAAGGTGGCTGATTTTGGTTTGGTTCGAAATGCACCCGATGGAAAATACTCTGTAGAGACTCGATTAGCTGGAACATTTGGCTATCTTGCTCCTGAATATGCAG CAACGGGAAGGGTGACGACAAAAGTCGATGTATATGCATTTGGGGTAGTTTTGATGGAAATCATCACCGGTCGAAAAGCATTGGACGACACAATGCCAGATGAGCGATCTCATCTAGTCACATGGTTTCGTAGAGTCTTGATCATGAAAGAGAACATTCCAAAAGCGATCGATCAAACTCTCAACCCAGACGAGGAAACCATGGAGAGCATATTAAAGGTGGCAGAGTTGGCAGGACACTGTACAGCTCGCGAGCCACATCAAAGACCCGATATGGGCCATGCTGTCAACATCCTCGGCCCTCTCGTCGAGCAATGGAAACCTTCAAACCAACATGAAGAAGAAACGGATGGGATCGATCTGCACATGAGCCTACCTCAAGCTCTTCAAAGATGGCAAGCAAATGAAGGAACATCCACAATGATGTTCAGTGACATGTCTTACTCTCAAACCCACACAAGCATTCCTTCAAAACCTTCAGGATTTGCTGATACATTTGACTCCATGGATTGCAGGTGA